The genomic window GCTCCAGAGCGTTTGTCGTCAAAAGCACGAGAAGTTTTCCTTCTTTAAAGTCCCTCTCGATTTCCCATCGGATGTTCTTTGGGAGGGTGCCTTTATAGGTCGTAGTCTTGTACACAGCCGGAGATGTTAAAAGGAACCTCATGAGCTTCTCAGTCCCTTTTCTTGAATCAAAGAAAACAAGAGTTTTAATGCCGTTCTCAGCTAGCTTTTCGACGATTGCCCTTAAAAGCTGCATCTCATTTAACCTTCTTGGCTCGAACATGACGAGATACCGTTTTGGGAAGGGATTCGTGGACGTTGTGATAGCTTCAAAGGGCTTTCCAAAGAAGGTTTCCGCGAACTCTTTTGGATTCCTCAGTGTTGCTGAGAGGGCTATTATCTGCAGTTTTCTCCCATACCTCTCCAGCGCCTTCAGGAGCCTTTTAAAAACATAAGCGGCATTAGTTCCAAAGACTCCCCTGTAAATGTGGAGCTCATCCACCACGAGGTATCTCACGTTCTTCAAAAGCCAGTCATAATCCTTTTTGTTTCGTAAGATGTTGTAGTGCAGCATATCCGGGGTTGTGAAAACGACCCTCGGCTTTTCCCTGATGAGGTTTCTCCTCTCACTCCACTCCACATCTCCAGTCAGAATCCTCGCGCTAACAGTCTTTCCCGTAATCTGAAAAAAGTGGAAGTTCTCAACGCTGAACTTTTCATACTGGTTATTTATCAATGCCCTTGTTGGATAAACGAGCAGATACGTGTCCTGAGGGTTTGAAAGATAGTTGTCAAATATCGCCAGTCTAAAAATTTCGCTTTTGCCGGAGGCAGTTGGAGTCGTTACCACGATGTTTTTCCTCAAGTAGAGGGCTTTTAGGGCATCTACCTGATGCTTATAGAGCTTAAATCCCATTTCTTCAACTAACTTGTTCACTTCGGGATTTTTGAACTCAAAATAACCATATCTACCCCTCTTGGGTCTGAATTCTTTAAGGGTTACAACCTCACTCTCAAGATCTTTAAAAATCTCCATCATGACCAACTTCTGCACGAGGGTTAAAGTGTTTTTCTATTTGTACTGCCGTTGGCCATTGTGAGAGGCAAGTTTTTGGGGTGCAAGGATAAAATAAAAATAGAAGAGCAATCCAGAATGAGTCTCTGGATTTATTCATATGTGCATTATCCTAATCCTGTTATCAAAGGAGTCTTCTCTGGAAGTTCACTGCCTCGTATCTCGCGTATTCTCTCTGAACTTCAGGTTTTCTCTCATTCTCCCAAAACCTTCTCAAACCTTCGAAACTAAACATCACTACATCACCAATAATTAATAGAATGCTCAAACTACAAGGAGATATTGGTCAAAAATGGGCAGTTCAAAAAATATAGAGGCTGGTTTCAACAACTTTTTAAAGACCTTTCAAAAAGGGTATTGCGGTGAGGCTCATGAGGATCGCGGTCATCGATTACGACAAGTGTAATCCTGACAAGTGCGGTCATTTCCTTTGTGAGAGAGTTTGTCCAGTGAATAGAATGGGTGGAGAAGCTATAATCATCGACGAAGACAACTACAAACCGGTGATACAAGAAGCCAGCTGTACCGGATGTGGAATATGTGTCCATAAATGTCCTTTCAATGCTATAACGATAGTTAACCTCCCGGAAGAGCTGAAGGAAGGATGTGTGCACAGATATGGGATTAACGGTTTTGCTCTCTACAGGTTGCCGGTGCTAAAAGAGGGCATGGTAGTAGGTATCTTGGGTCCAAACGGTACTGGTAAGACAACTGCCGTTAGAATCCTTGCGGGAGAAATGATTCCCAACCTTTGCGGTTCCAACGACAGCTGGGATAACGTCATAAGGGCTTTCAGAGGAAATGAGCTCCAGAACTACTTTGAAAAGCTCAAAGAGGGCAACATAAAGAAGGTAGTTAAACCCCAGTACGTTGACTTAATCCCCAAGGTCGTTAAAGGGAAGGTAAGAGACCTCCTTCAAAAGGCAGATGAAAAAGGGGTACTGGACAAGCTCGTTGAAGAGCTTGAGCTTTCAAATATCCTAGACAGGGAAATTCAACATTTGAGCGGTGGTGAATTGCAAAGGGTTGCGATAGCGGCAGCCATGGCAAGGGATGCGAACTTCTACTTCTTTGACGAACCCTCATCATACCTCGATATAAGGCAGAGACTCAAAGTGGCAAGGGCAATTAGAAAACTCGCAGAGGAAGGAAAATCCGTTATGGTCGTTGAGCACGATCTGGCTGTTCTTGACTATTTGAGCGACATCATCCACATAGTCTATGGTAAGCCCGGAGCATATGGTATTTTTTCAATGCCAAAGGGAACGAGAGTCGGCATAAACGCTTTTCTGGAGGGGTATCTCCCAGAAGAGAACGTAAGATTCAGGCCCTACCAGATAAGATTCACAAAGCTCAGCGAAAGGCAGAGCCAAGCTGGAGATGTTCTTGTAGAGTATCCAAGACTAGTTAAAGACTATGGAAGCTTTAGGCTTGAAGCAGAGGGGGGAGAGCTGTACAAGGGAGAAGTTGTAAGCATAGTGGGGCCTAACGGTATAGGTAAGACAACTTTCGTAAAAATGCTGGCTGGAGTTGAAGAACCAACGGAAGGGAAAGTAGAATGGGAGCTCAAAGTAAGCTACAAGCCCCAGTATATAAAAGTCGACTATGAGGGAACAGTTTATGAACTTTTGAGCAAGATAGACGCTGTAAAGCTCATGAGCAACTTCTATAAAACCGAGCTTCTCAATCCTCTGGGAATCCCAGACCTCTACGATAGAGCTGTAAATGACCTAAGCGGTGGTGAGCTGCAGAGAGTAGCAATAGCAGCCTGTTTGCTAAGAGATGCCGATTTATACCTCCTTGACGAGCCCTCCGCTTATCTCGACGTTGAACAAAGGCTGGCAGTCTCGAGGGCCATAAGGCACCTGATGGAGAAGAACGAGAAGACCGCGCTTGTAGTTGAGCACGATGTTCTTATGATTGACTACATAAGCGACCGCATAATGGTGTTCGAGGGCGAGCCGGGTAAATACGGTAAGGCTCTGCCACCTATGGGCATGAGAGAAGGAATGAACAGATTCTTAGCTAATGTAGGCATAACCTTTAGGAGAGACCCGGACACCGGAAGGCCAAGGGCAAACAAAGAAGGAAGTGTCAAAGACAGGGAGCAGAAGGAAATAGGGGAGTACTACTACGTAAGTGAATAACT from Thermococcus bergensis includes these protein-coding regions:
- a CDS encoding ribosome biogenesis/translation initiation ATPase RLI, whose amino-acid sequence is MRIAVIDYDKCNPDKCGHFLCERVCPVNRMGGEAIIIDEDNYKPVIQEASCTGCGICVHKCPFNAITIVNLPEELKEGCVHRYGINGFALYRLPVLKEGMVVGILGPNGTGKTTAVRILAGEMIPNLCGSNDSWDNVIRAFRGNELQNYFEKLKEGNIKKVVKPQYVDLIPKVVKGKVRDLLQKADEKGVLDKLVEELELSNILDREIQHLSGGELQRVAIAAAMARDANFYFFDEPSSYLDIRQRLKVARAIRKLAEEGKSVMVVEHDLAVLDYLSDIIHIVYGKPGAYGIFSMPKGTRVGINAFLEGYLPEENVRFRPYQIRFTKLSERQSQAGDVLVEYPRLVKDYGSFRLEAEGGELYKGEVVSIVGPNGIGKTTFVKMLAGVEEPTEGKVEWELKVSYKPQYIKVDYEGTVYELLSKIDAVKLMSNFYKTELLNPLGIPDLYDRAVNDLSGGELQRVAIAACLLRDADLYLLDEPSAYLDVEQRLAVSRAIRHLMEKNEKTALVVEHDVLMIDYISDRIMVFEGEPGKYGKALPPMGMREGMNRFLANVGITFRRDPDTGRPRANKEGSVKDREQKEIGEYYYVSE